Genomic window (Stenotrophomonas maltophilia):
AGATCTTTCGCCAAGTCTTCTGGCCCTTCACCATGAGACCGGGTTCCCACCACTCTTTGATACGGCTGCAGAATCGGTCTTTGTGTTCAATGTGCTCTTTGGGGAAGCCGGGCGGTGGATTCTCGCCCACAAAAATGAGGCTTGGGTCTGTAGACACAACATTGTGATTGACTGGGGCGCAGGCGGCTAATGCGCTCACTGCTATTGCAAGGAATAGGAATTTTGCCGATTTCATGTCAACTTTCACTTGGGCTTTGGATTCAAGGATGTCTAGCGGCCCTTTGCTGGAGCTTCTGAACCGTGGATGCCCGATTTTGTGACAGTTGTCGCTGATCGGCGGAAAGTGCTCCCTAAGACAAGTCGTGATGGGTGAATGAATCCAGGGAAGCCAGACGTATGAACTGGATGCAGGGTTAGTGTGTCGAAGGGGATGGGTAATCGGCAACCCAGAAGGCAAAGGTGACCTGCAGACACAGTTGCGAGGGAACTCCATGAGCATCCATCGGCTTGCGTGTCTGAACCGAGGGCGGAGTGGGCGAGGACGGCACCTTCTTCTGAGCACTCGGGTGGATGCCTCCGGCCAGCAGACGCTGGGCATCGTCTCGCGCCTCCCTGGCGTTGGCCAGGCTCACGCCTGGATACAGGCCCAGCGCCAGCACCTTCTCCTTCCCCCGCGAAGCGGTACTTCCAGCGCCAGCTCTTGGCGCCGGCCACGGTGATGTAGAGGTAGAGGCCGCCAGCGTCGGACAGCTTGGGGTTTGTCGGCTGGCTTCGCGCGGCGGATCGCGACGTCGGTCAGGGGCATGGGGGTATCGGCTTTTCGTGGGCGGTGCGATACCCCTAGATATACCCCCCACCGTCTCATAGCCCGCAACGGAACGGCATGGACAAGGGTGGAAAACGAAAAAGCCGGAACCCCTTATTTGACGAGGGATTCCGGCTTTTCGTGGACCCTTGCGGACCCGGTATTGGTGGAGGTGGGCGGAATTGAACCGCCGTCCGAAGGCACTCCATCCCCAGCACTACATGCTTAGCTCACCGTTGAATCTCATCCCCGAGCAGCACGGTGTGCAAAGCGCACCCGGGAACCAGCCTGTTGTGTTCTAGTGCCGGACTGACAGGCAGCCGCCCAGCGCGATTCCATGATAATGACTCTACGCTGCGAGCATGGACACAAGCAGTTTCGAGGCTCCGCCTAAGTCGGCAGAAGGTCACGCACCGCAGTTTTTAGGCTGCGAGAGCGACCGGAGCGTAGTTGTCGTCGTTGGCAACTAGAGTTTTGCAGCTGGATTTACGAGGAAAGCTACCCCCTCGGCATGCGCCAGGCGACTTCACAACCCCCGTCGAAACCAATGCACCCCCGGTTTCTTCAAGCATTGCAAGGCTTCTGGGGTCGATGCTGGCAAAAAGCTGACACCGACCCTGCCCAACGAAACGGATCTTACGGCAATCTTCCTGAACAGTCACGCGCGGCCAGGGCCGACGCTGAAATCGTTCAGCCGCCGCTGCTGTCCAGCGGCAGGCCGCGGGCAGAGGCCGGCATGACAGCCGGCCCTGTTTTCCAACGTCGTGATGTCGAATCCCTGCTAGGGACGCCCAATTCCATTGCAAGCGCCCGGGTTGTTCAGTCCGGTCGAACTACTTGCAAGCGCGAATCGTGTCCGGATCGCCTCACGCCAAGTCCTATTCAGTGGGTAGAACCAGTGCGCCCGTAATGTCGCGTCATTGGGCCCTTGATCCTGGCTGGAATCACCTGCGCTTCCGTAGTGATTGAAAAGGAATGAACGAATTGCGCTTGCAACAATCGGACGCTTGTAGCACTGGCCAATGATCAAATTGGTGAAGCCGACAATCGGGTAGCCGGTGGATGGATAGGCAATGTTGGGTACCCATTTCAAGGGGTCTGCAATGTCTTGCGCGCTTGTGGGCGGACTAACGGCACCGATCGTTGCGGGAATGCTCACATCTTTGGGCGAAAACCCAATCACGCGGGCCACTTTCGTCGCATCGTCCGGGTTGGCCATCACGTCTGGGCCAGTGTATCCAATGCGGCCATTACCAGAATTGACGGTATCAAGCAGCGAGGTGTCTCCCGTTGCCACGGCAGGGAGAAAGTTTGAGGGCGCCGTGTTGTTTGAGAACAAGCCGGCGAAGCTCGTCTGGATCGAGAAGCCCGGCGCCGATCCACTCCAGTTGCTTTGCGGTTTGAGACTAGTCCCGAACAGGTCAACTGACTTGCATGCCGCAGACAGAAAACGCGTGAGAACTTCAGTGCTACCGCTGCTCTCCGGGCGGTAGACCACAGTGATCGGGCCACTCTGACCCGACGACAAACCCGATGATAGTTGAGACCAGTCCGCGATCTTGCCTGAGAAGACACCACAGATCTCGTTGATGGACAGGTCAAGCTTCGCGCCAGGCTTGTTGAAGGGGATTACGACCGGTACGAGCGCCGTGGGAATCTGGATGAGCGCTCCATATTTTTGGTTGGTTGTGGGTACGTTGTAGGCGTTGGTGTAGTCGGACAACTCGGTCGCCGTAAGAACGGAATCGCTTGCCGCAAAATGTACTGTGCCGATGTTCCCGAAGAGACTGGGATCATTGCTGAGAAACGCTTTCTTCCCTTTGCCGGAGCCCGTTACGGCGTAGCTGAAGCTGTTTGGAAGAATGCTGTCTGCTGATCCCTTGTAGAGATTTGCCGGCACCGAGGCGCCGCCGCCTTGCACAAGGGACTGGGCGTAAGCCAAGTGGAACGGACTGGACAACGAGATAACGAGCAAAGCGGAGAAGGTCCTGATCGATTTCACGTTTGCCTCCTGGCGGGCTGCTTTTGCAGAGGGGCGTCAAGGGAGGTTGCACACCCGTTGCTCGAACCCTCCAAGCCCCCCTATCCCTGAAGGTCGATTCGATGTTCGATTGAATCAATGACATGCCGCTTAAAAATCCTGTGGAAGATCAAACGGTCATCCTTCTGTGAAGCCATCACGCTGAGAACCGGTGGCCATTGGAGGAGAAGGGCTAGTCCATGGATGGTGGTGCTGCTTTTCTTTTCCCTGCAACAGGCTTGGAGGCGGGTCCAAGGCATGCAGAGGGCGGCACTCTCGCCGCCAGACGCTGGAGAAGGACTGAGCGCCATAAGGCTCAGGTGGTCTCGATGGAGGCCTTCAAGGCAGCCCGGATGGGGAAGATCCCACCGGAGCTGCTGGATATGTATGACGAGCTGACGCGTGACCAGCATGCGCTGGCGCAGATCTCGATCATTCTAGTGGCGGCGCTGCGGAGACGATTGGGCCTGCCGGACCTGTAAGGTCCAAGGGGCCGCCGCGGCGGCCCCTTCAGGAACCGACGCCGCTGAAAGCGGCTTGATTCAGCTATGGCCAGACATACGCCAGTGGCAGCTCATCGGCGTCCCTGGACAGCGCAAGCCCTTCTGACCCGGAGATGGGTCATGGTCCTCGTGCCGCCATCAGTCGCGTCTCATGCTCGTGCTCTTGAACACGCAGATCGCTCTGTGCACGCGATTCAGAAGCCACCTGCAATCTGGAAAAGCTGTCCTCGATCGGCGTATTCAACGCAGTCTGATAGTCGAAACCCGCCCGTAGATGTGTCGGGGAGTCGAGTGCCCCCTGCACGACAAATGCTTGGCCACGATTTCCGACCACAAGGTGATCCACCTGACTCAACCCAGCCTGCTGGGCTGCGATGGTTCCGGCCATCGCCAAACGGTCAACTGCCTGATCCGGCAATCCGCCCTGGGTGCACGCCAGCCTTTCTGCCGCTTGGAAATTCTGCTTGTAGATGGCATTCGCCTCGTGGTCCGAATCGCGCGGATCGAGGGTGGCGGTGCGGCCAGCCGGTGAAAGGGGAGCCGGAGCCTGCTGCTGCGATTGAGCCGGCGCATTGAGCAGCGTGCCGTCTGAACGCGTGAGTTGCGCATTGATCGGGTGGACAGGCCCACGCGGGTCACCGTCCTGCGCCACACGCTGTAGATGCTTGCCGAACTGATCGGCATTACCCTGCAGGCTACGGGCTATCCCGATTGCGAACTCAAGACCATCACGCTGCGGCTGGTCGCCATAGCCAGCGCGAGCGATACCTGCCAATGGATCGAGATGTCCGAGGGGGCGCTCGACCATCTTCTGGGTTCGCTGCATGAATTCCTGCATCTGCGCTTCGCTGAAGCTGACCGAGACTTTTTCACCGGGACGGATCTGTCCCGGGCCCTCGGTCGATCCAGTTAAAGCCAGGTTCAACCCGGTGGCGATGTTGCGCTCCTCAACGGCTTCGTTTCGGCCACCAATCACCCTGTCCATAAAGCCCGGGGTCGGCACATCCGTGTCGACAAGGAACTGATACCTGCGCGCATCCACGTCCTCTCGCAGCGTTTCTCCGTCACGGGTAAAGGCGCGCACAATCGTCAACTTCACGTTGTCGTCGTAGCTCAGTTGCTGGGTAACTGTGACCTTGCCGTCGGGAGCCGTGCTCTGGATCGCCGTGCCAGTATTGCGGCGCCCCGCGATATCGGCACTCACCAGGTCATTGACCAGTCCCACTTGCAGCCGCTGCTGGGAGCTGTAGTCCAACCGCTCCAGCTGAGCCACGTTGCTCACGCCCGGCGTCTGATCGGCCACCTGGCCTGTTGCGAGCATTCGGATGTAGGCCGCACGCGCATCCGGGTCGCGCAGGTCAAAGTCGGCGGTCTGCAGTTTGGACTGTCCAAGCGCATCCTGGCGACCGGCCATCACGCGCGCAATGCCTAGATCGACGCCCACGCCCTGCAGGGATTCGATTGCCTTGTTGGGCCCGGTAACGACCCGTACATGGTGTTCGTCCATACGGCTGATCGCGACACCGACCCCCTCCGCTTCAGTGAGCTGGTTCACCGTTGCGATGTGGCGGAACGCTACTTTCAACTCGCTCTGCTGGAATTGCTGGCTATCCAGCATCACCCGGCCACCGATCGGCAGCGTGGTCGGGTTGAAAGGGTTCACTCTGGCAGCTTGCTCAGCCGATGCAGGAGTGGATTTTCCCGCTTCAGGTGCGTTGGTGTCAGGCAGGGAGACGCGATAGCGCACACGGGCACCCACCTGCGACCCGGCTTCAAGCTCGACACCGGCCAGACGCTCTTTGCCCTCGACTTCGGCACGTGCGCCAACTGCAACCGACGCCTCAAGGCTGAACTGGGTGATGCGTTCGCGCTCGATATGGTTCTCGCCTGCCGTACCCGTTACCTCTGTCACCTTCTTCAACGTGGCACCCGCAAGAGCCACTTCTGCCTGAGTCTTCTCGATACTACGTCCGGCAACCTTTACAGCGCCGTCTGTGGTCCAGGTAATCGAAGCGCGGTCACCCGGCAGTTTTACACTGCGCTCAGTGGTAGAGCCGGAGTAGGTGGGGTCGATCGAATCGTCAGAATTGGAGGCCGTCGCAGTCATGCGAACTTCCCATGAAAAGGTGAGCCAGTCCCGAGTATAGACACCCTTCGGTTGATGGGGGCGGGACGGGCGGCCCTGGCGCTCGGCCTGAACCCAGCAGCAGAATATCGGGCTTGATAGCATCCAGATTCCCGATCCGCAGCCAATGGAAGGACGCCATGTCGCTTGAAGTCGCCGTAACCGATGATCCCAGCGACGAGGCGCTGGACCTGATTGGCAGTGGCCTGGACCAGTTCAATCTGAACGCTGCGGGCTACGCCGATCGGCGCACGCTGGCGGTGCTGGTCACCGATCCGGCCAGTGGCGAGGTGGTAGGGGGCCTTGCCGGGCGAACGTCACTGGGCCTGTGGTTTGTGGATCTGTTCCATCTGCCAGCGGCCTACCGCGGCAACGGGCTGGGGTCGCGTGTGCTGGAGGCCGCAGAGGATGAAGCGCGACGGCGCGGTTGCCGTTCCGGCGTGCTGTACACCCTCAGCTTCCAGGCACCGGACTTCTATGTGAAGCACGGATGGACCGAATTCGGTCGGGTGCCTTGCGACCCGCCCGGTACCTGCAGGGTGTTCCTCAGCAAGGATCTGTCAGCGGGGTGAGCGCCGCCGCCGCCCACGCGTCTTGTCAATCCGCAACTTGTTGTAGAGCGCCTGTCATAGCGGATTGCTAACTTCGTGGGCACGAATTTGCGACACACTGGCGACGACCATCCGGGCCAGGACAGACACGGAGACTGTGGGTGACCGATGCAAGCCAACAACGCAGCCTGCGGCAGCTGATCGGGCCGGTCGGTGCCGATTACCAGCGGCGCGTGCTGCCGCCGGGCTGGGTCTGGGCGGTGCTGGCGGTGCTGCTCGCAGCGACCTGGTTGACCGAGCTGCCGGCCACCGCGGCGGCGGCACTGGTCGCCAGCGCGGTGGTGGTGCATTGGTCGCAGCGCGGCCGCACCCATTGGCTGGGCTGGCGCCTGCCGGGCCTGGCGGTGCTGGCGGCCCTGCTGTGGGGGCCGGAAGTGCTGTCGCAGTGGTTCGAGCACGGTCTGGCCGTGGTCCTGATGTCGCTGGCCAGCTTGAGCATCGGCGTACATGTGTGGCAGTCGCGGCAGGTGGCCCGCCAGCTGCAGGGCGCGGCCGATGCGCTGGACGATACCCAACTGCTGGCACTGCTGCCAGCGGATGCTGCCGAACTGGCCCGGAAATGGCGGGCAGGTGATGACCGTTATGCGCCGGAACTGGCGGTGGTGATGCACCTGGCGGTGATGCACGCAGCGCTGGCGCCGCGGATGCGCAGGCAGGGCGTTCTGGCCAGCTGAGCCGCATTGTGTTGTAGAGCCGAGCCCATGCTCGGCTGCTTCACCGCAGTCGAGCACGGCTCGACTCTACAGGGTGATGCGCAACCGCCTTACGCGTCGCGGTTACCGCGACGCATTACACGCTGCTTCTCGATCGCCCAGTCGCGGTCCTTGGCGGCATCGCGCTTGTCGTGGGTCTGCTTGCCCTTGGCCAGCGCGACTTCGAGCTTGATCTTGTTCTTGCTCCAGTACATCGCCGTCGGCACGATCGTGTAGCCATCGCGCTCGACCTTGCCGACCAGCTTGTCGATCTCGCTCCGGTGCAGCAGCAGCTTGCGATCGCGCCGGTCGTTGGCCACGACATGGGTCGAGGCCTGGATCAGCGGAGTGATCTGCGCGCCGATCAGGAAGATCTCACCATCCTTCACGTAGGCGTAGGCGTCGACGATGTTGCCGCGGCCAGCACGGATCGATTTCACCTCCCAGCCCTGCAGGGCCAGGCCGGCTTCGAAGCGGTCTTCGATGTGGTACTCGTGGCGGGCACGCTTGTTCAACGCGATGGTTTTGTTGGCCGTCGCGCTCTTTGCTTTATCCTTGCCGCTGTTCTTGCTCATTTCCGTATTGTCTCCGATTCGGGCCCGCCCGGTCGATTGCCGAAACGTCCTGTATTCATGCCAACTATCCGCCGCAGCGCCCTGGTCGAACATTCGGCCGCACGCATGTTCGACCTGGTCAACGATGTCCAGGCTTATCCGCGCCGCTTCCGCTGGTGCTCGGCTGCCCAGATCCTGGAGCAGGGCGAGGACCGACTGGTAGCGCGTCTGGACCTGGGCCTGGGGTCGTTCAGCACCTGGTTCCAGACTGAAAACACCCTGCAGCGCCCGCGCAGCATCGACATGCAGCTGCGCGATGGCCCGTTCAAGCAGCTGCACGGCCGCTGGGAGTTCCATGCGCTGGCCGAAGATGCCTGCAAGGTGACCCTGACCCTGGAGTTCGAGCCCAGTTCGCGGCTGCTTGGCCCGGCATTGGCGATCGGCTTCCAGGGGCTGGCCGACCGCATGGTCAACGACTTCATCCGCGTTGCCGACGAGGCCTGAGCGATGATCGAGGTCGAGGTGGTGCTGGCCTGGCCGCAGCGGGTGCTCTCGCGCCGGTTGCAGCTGGACGAGGGCGCGACCGTGGCCGAGGCCATTGCCGCTGCTGCGCTGGAAGGCAGTGCCGACTGCCCGGCGGCGGCCGTGCATGGGGTACTGGCGCGCCCGCAGCAGGTACTGCTGGATGGCGACCGCATCGAGCTGCTACGCCCGTTGCAGGCCGACCCCAAGGACAACCGCCGGCGACGCGCGCTCGGCGGTTGATTCCCGCGACCCGTCCCAGGGGACGGGCAGGGGGCCTCAGCGGCCCTTCTTCTTCTTGTCCTTCGGCAGGTTGCGGCCGAACTGGCGCACGGTCTGCTGGGCCAGGGCCTTGTCGTTGCCCGGGAAGTAGTCACCTTCCCAACGGGTCACGTTGTCGTTCTCGAAGAACACCACGAAGTTCTTCACCTCGGTACGGCCCAGGCGGTTCACGCGCTGGCTGGAGGTGTAGTCCCAGCGCTGGGCGTGGAACGGGTCGGGAATGGACGGGGTGCCCAGCAGCGCGGTGACCTGCTGCTTGCTCTGCCCGACCTGCAGCTTGGCCACGGCATCTTCCCGGATCAGGTTGCCCTGATAGATGGGTTGCTTGTAGATGATGCCGCACCCGGTGGTGGACAGGGCGACGGCGGCGACCAACAGGAGATTGCGCATCGGGACTGGCGGTTGGGGAAATCAAACCGATGATACACTCCCGGCGTGCCACCGCGACCCAATCCGAGGCAGCTGGCGCTAAATCGCCAATGAACGGAGACCTATGGAAACCCACGACCTGCGAAAAGTCGGCCTGAAGGTGACCCATCCACGGATGCGGATCCTGGCGCTGCTTGAACAGCGCAATGCCCAGCACCACATGACCGCCGAAGACATCTACCGCCAGCTGCTCGAGCATGGCGACGAGATCGGCCTGGCCACGGTCTACCGGGTGCTGACCCAGTTCGAGGCCGCCGGCCTGGTGCTGAAGCACAATTTCGAAGGCGGCCAGGCCGTCTACGAGCTGGACCGTGGCGGCCACCACGACCACATGGTCGACGTGGACAGCGGCAAGATCATCGAGTTTGAAAGCCACGAGATCGAGGAGCTGCAGCGCAAGATCGCCGCAGACCACGGTTACGAGCTGGAAGAGCATTCGCTGGTGCTGTACGTGCGCAAGAAGCGCAAGTAAGCCGTTCCGGCCAGCTGGCTGCGACGAAACCCCGGGCTTGCCCCGGGGTTTTTCGTTGCTGGGGTCAGAGCCCTTTCCCTTCAGGAAAGGGATCCGACCCCAGGCGCCCCGCGGGGTCGGATCCCTTTGCGCCAGCAAAGGGCTCTGACCCCTTGCGACCCAGCAACACCTCCAGATCCACCGCCTCGGCCATGGCCCGGTTGCCCGCATCGCCCGGGTGCAGGTGATCGCCGGAGTCGTAGGCGGCAGCCATCCGTGACGGATCGGCCGGGTCCCGCAGCGCGGCGTCCAGGTCGATCACCGCGTCAAACGGGCTGTCCGTGCGCAGCCAGGCATTGAGCTGCTGGCGCAGGCTGTCCTTGTCCGGGTGGTAGTAGTCGTCCAGCGGCGTGCCGGGCAGGGCGCCGGCGAACGGTGTCAGCGTGACGCCCACGACCCGAACGCCTCGGCGGCGGGCCTGTTCGGCCAAGGCGCGATACCCCGCCTGCAGTTCGGCCAGCGTGGGCCGGGCCTGGTTCCGGGCGAACGCGGTGCCGGGCCAGCTGATGTCGTTGATGCCGATCAGCACGATCACACTGGCCACGCCGGGCTGATCCAGTGCATCGCGCTGCAGGCGGGCCAGAACCGACTCGCCCATGCCGTCGCGCAGCAGCCGCCCGCCGGAAATGCCGGCGTTGACCACAGCGATGCCCCGCGGTGCCAGACGCGCGGCCAGGTGGTCGGTCCAGCGCTGGTCCTGATCGAGGCTGGCGGTGGCGCCGTCGGTGATCGAGTCGCCGATCACCACCACGCTGCGTGCGCTGGCGGCGGCCTCGACCTCGATGCCGGCCAGGAACAGGCGGGCAGTGGTGCTGCTGGCCCCGCTCAGAGCCTGGGCTAGGCTCTGGTTGCCGGGCGCAATCCAACTGCTCTGTCGACCCTCCCAATGAAACGTCTGCACCGGCGTCGGCCCGGGCACGAAGACACTGACCTGCAGCGCCTGCCGGTCATCCGTGGCCAGTGGCATCGGATCGCTCAGCCGTTCCTGCCCGGGGCCGATCAGCACCCCGGGCTGGCCGTCGAAACTGAGCGGCTGCGGGGTGGCTCCCGCACGTGCGGCCACGCTCGCCGCCCCGATCCGCAGCGGCTGGGTGCCGTAGGCGTTGCTCAACCGTATCCGCAGCCGAGGTCCGCCCAGGCTGATACGCGCTGTCTGGCGGAAGGTCTGGTCCTGAAGTGCGGCTGGGACAAGGGTCGGGAACAGGAACTCCGCTCCCCAGATCGGTTGCGGGCTGGCCTGCCAGCTGGCGACCCAGTGCGGGGCCGGGGCGGCGCTGGCAGCGCCGGACAGGGCGATCAACACGGCGGCGGTGAGCAGGCTGAAGCGGTTCATCGGGCGGTCCAGAGTGGAGGGACGGCCATGGTGATTCCGCAGTGATCTGTGAACTAGACTGCGCATGGATAATCATCTGTGAACTTTATTCATAGCCATGGCGCGACCTGACATCAACCGATCCGGCGAACTGGAAGTGTTCGTGCGGGTGATCGAGACCGGTGGCTTCTCCGCCGCGGCCCGCACCCTGGACATGACGCCCTCGGCGGTCAGCAAGCTGGTGGCGCGGCTGGAGCAGCGGCTGGGTACGCGTCTGCTGCAGCGTTCCACCCGCCAGCTGCAGCTGACCCCGGAGGGCTGCGCGTTCTACGAGCGTGGCCTGCGCGTGCTCGCCGACCTGGAGGAGGCCGAGCGTTGCGCCAGCGCGCATGCCGAACCGCGCGGACGGCTGCGGGTCAATTCCAACGTGCCGTTCGGCCAGCATTTCCTGTTGCCGCTGCTGCCGGCGTTCCTCGAGCGCAACCCACAGGTCGGGGTGGACCTGACCTTGAATGACGAGGTGATCGACCTGCTCGAGCAGCGCACAGACGTGGCGGTGCGCGCCGGCCCACTGAAGAGCTCCAGCCTGGTGGCGCGACGGCTGGGCGCGACGCGGATGATGATCGTGGCCGCGCCGGCCTACGCGCAGCGTCATGGACTGCCGCGCAACGCTGAAGAGCTGCAGTCGCACAACCGGCTGGACATCGGTCATGCACGAGCGATGCAGGGCTGGCCATTGCTGCAGGACGGGCGCGAGCGGATGGTGCTGCCCAGTGGCAACGCCCGCGCCAGCAACGGCAACGCGCTGCGTCAGCTGGTGCTGGGGGGCCTGGGCATGGCGCGGCTGGCGACCTACCAGGTGCAGGAGGACATCGCCGCCGGGCGCCTGCTGCCGGTGCTGGAAGAGGCCAATCCCGGTGACCTGGAAGAGGTGCACGCGGTGTTCCTGGGGCAGGGTGGCTATCTGCCGCTGCGGGTGCGCGCGTTTCTTGATTTCCTGGTGGAGAACGTCGATCTGACACAGCCACGGGGATAGTGCCGGCTGCTGGCCGGCAACCTCACGATCTTCGTTCACCTGTGTTGGGTTGCCGGCCAGCGGCCGGCACTACCGCGCGGAAGCCGGGCCTATGCTCGGCTCGGGGGGCGTCAGACCTGTAGCAGCTTGCGGGCGGCGGCGCGCGCTTCCTTGCTCACTTCCACGCCGCCCAGCATGCGCGCCAGCTCTTCCTCGCGCGCCTTGGTGTCCAGCTTTTCCACCGCGCTCTGGGTCATGCCTTCCACCGGCGCCTTGCTGACCCGGTAGTGGGCATGGCCCTTGGAGGCGACCTGCGGCAGGTGGGTCACGCACAGCACCTGGCGCTTCTCGCCAAGGGCGCGCAGCTTCTGGCCGACGATGTCCGCCACCGCGCCGCCGATGCCGGAGTCAACCTCGTCGAACACCATGGTCGGCACCGCATCCAGGTCCAGCGCGGCCACTTCGATGGCCAGCGAGATGCGCGACAGTTCGCCGCCCGAGGCCACCTTGCGCAGGGCGCGGGGCGGCTGGCCGGCGTTGGCCGCGACCAGGAACTCCACCCGTTCGGCACCCTGCGGGTCGGGCTTGCCGGCGTCCTGCGGTTCCAGCTCGATCAGGAACTGGCCGCCGCCCATGCCGAGCTCGGCGATGATGCCGGTCGTGGTGGCCGACAGTTCGGCCGCAGCGCTGCGACGGCTGGCGGTCAGCACTTCGGCCTGTGCGCGCCAGGCGGCGGCGGCCTTGTCGATCTCGCCGGCCAGGCGCTGCAGGCGTTCGTCGGCGCCGCGCAACTGCTCCACTTCGGCATGCATGCGCTCGCGCTGCGCGCCCAGCTCGTCCATCGGCACGCGGTGCTTGCGGGCCAGGTCGTGCAGGCGGCCGAGGCGGCGCTCGTTCTCCTCGAACTGTTCCGGGTCGGCGTCGAGGTCGTCGTGCACCCGGTCCAGCAGCGACAGGGCTTCATGCAGTTGGATCGAGGCGTTCTCGATCAGGCCGTCCACCTCGCCCAGGCGCGGATCGTGTTCGATCAGGCGCGACAGTTCGTGGCGCACCTGCTGCAGCAGGTCCAGCGCGGAACTGCCGTCGTCGCCGTTGAGCTGGTTGCTGGCCGCCTGGCAGGCGCTCAGCAGGGCGCTGGCATGGGCCTGGCGGCGGTGGCTGGCACCGAGCGCCACGATCGACTCCGGTTCCAGGTCTTCGCGGTCCAGTTCGCGCAGCTGGTGTTCCAGGAAGCCGATCCGGTCACTGACGTCGCCCTGTTGCGACAGCGCCAGCGATTCATCGACCAGAGCCTGCCAGGCCGCAGCGGCGCGG
Coding sequences:
- a CDS encoding GNAT family N-acetyltransferase produces the protein MSLEVAVTDDPSDEALDLIGSGLDQFNLNAAGYADRRTLAVLVTDPASGEVVGGLAGRTSLGLWFVDLFHLPAAYRGNGLGSRVLEAAEDEARRRGCRSGVLYTLSFQAPDFYVKHGWTEFGRVPCDPPGTCRVFLSKDLSAG
- a CDS encoding LysR family transcriptional regulator, translating into MARPDINRSGELEVFVRVIETGGFSAAARTLDMTPSAVSKLVARLEQRLGTRLLQRSTRQLQLTPEGCAFYERGLRVLADLEEAERCASAHAEPRGRLRVNSNVPFGQHFLLPLLPAFLERNPQVGVDLTLNDEVIDLLEQRTDVAVRAGPLKSSSLVARRLGATRMMIVAAPAYAQRHGLPRNAEELQSHNRLDIGHARAMQGWPLLQDGRERMVLPSGNARASNGNALRQLVLGGLGMARLATYQVQEDIAAGRLLPVLEEANPGDLEEVHAVFLGQGGYLPLRVRAFLDFLVENVDLTQPRG
- a CDS encoding substrate-binding domain-containing protein; translation: MKSIRTFSALLVISLSSPFHLAYAQSLVQGGGASVPANLYKGSADSILPNSFSYAVTGSGKGKKAFLSNDPSLFGNIGTVHFAASDSVLTATELSDYTNAYNVPTTNQKYGALIQIPTALVPVVIPFNKPGAKLDLSINEICGVFSGKIADWSQLSSGLSSGQSGPITVVYRPESSGSTEVLTRFLSAACKSVDLFGTSLKPQSNWSGSAPGFSIQTSFAGLFSNNTAPSNFLPAVATGDTSLLDTVNSGNGRIGYTGPDVMANPDDATKVARVIGFSPKDVSIPATIGAVSPPTSAQDIADPLKWVPNIAYPSTGYPIVGFTNLIIGQCYKRPIVASAIRSFLFNHYGSAGDSSQDQGPNDATLRAHWFYPLNRTWREAIRTRFALASSSTGLNNPGACNGIGRP
- a CDS encoding XVIPCD domain-containing protein → MTATASNSDDSIDPTYSGSTTERSVKLPGDRASITWTTDGAVKVAGRSIEKTQAEVALAGATLKKVTEVTGTAGENHIERERITQFSLEASVAVGARAEVEGKERLAGVELEAGSQVGARVRYRVSLPDTNAPEAGKSTPASAEQAARVNPFNPTTLPIGGRVMLDSQQFQQSELKVAFRHIATVNQLTEAEGVGVAISRMDEHHVRVVTGPNKAIESLQGVGVDLGIARVMAGRQDALGQSKLQTADFDLRDPDARAAYIRMLATGQVADQTPGVSNVAQLERLDYSSQQRLQVGLVNDLVSADIAGRRNTGTAIQSTAPDGKVTVTQQLSYDDNVKLTIVRAFTRDGETLREDVDARRYQFLVDTDVPTPGFMDRVIGGRNEAVEERNIATGLNLALTGSTEGPGQIRPGEKVSVSFSEAQMQEFMQRTQKMVERPLGHLDPLAGIARAGYGDQPQRDGLEFAIGIARSLQGNADQFGKHLQRVAQDGDPRGPVHPINAQLTRSDGTLLNAPAQSQQQAPAPLSPAGRTATLDPRDSDHEANAIYKQNFQAAERLACTQGGLPDQAVDRLAMAGTIAAQQAGLSQVDHLVVGNRGQAFVVQGALDSPTHLRAGFDYQTALNTPIEDSFSRLQVASESRAQSDLRVQEHEHETRLMAARGP
- a CDS encoding RnfH family protein, with translation MIEVEVVLAWPQRVLSRRLQLDEGATVAEAIAAAALEGSADCPAAAVHGVLARPQQVLLDGDRIELLRPLQADPKDNRRRRALGG
- a CDS encoding Arm DNA-binding domain-containing protein, with amino-acid sequence MLALGLYPGVSLANAREARDDAQRLLAGGIHPSAQKKVPSSPTPPSVQTRKPMDAHGVPSQLCLQVTFAFWVADYPSPSTH
- the fur gene encoding ferric iron uptake transcriptional regulator, yielding METHDLRKVGLKVTHPRMRILALLEQRNAQHHMTAEDIYRQLLEHGDEIGLATVYRVLTQFEAAGLVLKHNFEGGQAVYELDRGGHHDHMVDVDSGKIIEFESHEIEELQRKIAADHGYELEEHSLVLYVRKKRK
- a CDS encoding type II toxin-antitoxin system RatA family toxin; translation: MPTIRRSALVEHSAARMFDLVNDVQAYPRRFRWCSAAQILEQGEDRLVARLDLGLGSFSTWFQTENTLQRPRSIDMQLRDGPFKQLHGRWEFHALAEDACKVTLTLEFEPSSRLLGPALAIGFQGLADRMVNDFIRVADEA
- a CDS encoding SGNH/GDSL hydrolase family protein codes for the protein MNRFSLLTAAVLIALSGAASAAPAPHWVASWQASPQPIWGAEFLFPTLVPAALQDQTFRQTARISLGGPRLRIRLSNAYGTQPLRIGAASVAARAGATPQPLSFDGQPGVLIGPGQERLSDPMPLATDDRQALQVSVFVPGPTPVQTFHWEGRQSSWIAPGNQSLAQALSGASSTTARLFLAGIEVEAAASARSVVVIGDSITDGATASLDQDQRWTDHLAARLAPRGIAVVNAGISGGRLLRDGMGESVLARLQRDALDQPGVASVIVLIGINDISWPGTAFARNQARPTLAELQAGYRALAEQARRRGVRVVGVTLTPFAGALPGTPLDDYYHPDKDSLRQQLNAWLRTDSPFDAVIDLDAALRDPADPSRMAAAYDSGDHLHPGDAGNRAMAEAVDLEVLLGRKGSEPFAGAKGSDPAGRLGSDPFPEGKGL
- the smpB gene encoding SsrA-binding protein SmpB, which encodes MSKNSGKDKAKSATANKTIALNKRARHEYHIEDRFEAGLALQGWEVKSIRAGRGNIVDAYAYVKDGEIFLIGAQITPLIQASTHVVANDRRDRKLLLHRSEIDKLVGKVERDGYTIVPTAMYWSKNKIKLEVALAKGKQTHDKRDAAKDRDWAIEKQRVMRRGNRDA
- a CDS encoding outer membrane protein assembly factor BamE gives rise to the protein MRNLLLVAAVALSTTGCGIIYKQPIYQGNLIREDAVAKLQVGQSKQQVTALLGTPSIPDPFHAQRWDYTSSQRVNRLGRTEVKNFVVFFENDNVTRWEGDYFPGNDKALAQQTVRQFGRNLPKDKKKKGR